One genomic window of Kosmotoga olearia TBF 19.5.1 includes the following:
- a CDS encoding carbohydrate ABC transporter permease — protein sequence MKKYSRERRETQLGMLFVIPSLIVIALVIFFPIGRTFYLSLFKYNLKFPRLMRFIGLGNYMNLFQDDRFWNSVKVTLSFTFTAVAFETVLGILIALVINKNFKGRGIVRAATLVPWAIPTVASAQMWRMMFSDQFGVINDIFMKLGIISEYVNFIGKQPHAFWAMVAADVWKTTPFMALLLLAGLQVIPMQIYEAAKVDGANKWKQFWSITLPMLKPTILVALIFRTLDTFKAFDISLVLTNGGPASSTELLSLYNYKIMIQQLNFGKGSAIAIVLFAFTMLIAFFFIKILGANPYSSGK from the coding sequence ATGAAGAAGTACTCAAGAGAACGGCGTGAAACTCAATTGGGAATGCTTTTTGTTATACCTTCGCTCATTGTAATTGCTCTTGTGATTTTTTTCCCAATTGGGCGCACCTTTTACCTGTCTTTGTTTAAATACAATTTAAAGTTTCCAAGACTGATGCGGTTTATTGGTTTGGGTAATTACATGAACCTGTTCCAGGATGATAGATTCTGGAATTCAGTAAAAGTTACGTTATCTTTTACTTTTACAGCCGTTGCCTTCGAAACTGTTCTTGGGATTCTTATTGCACTTGTTATAAACAAGAATTTTAAAGGCAGAGGAATAGTAAGGGCTGCTACACTTGTGCCCTGGGCTATTCCAACGGTTGCCTCTGCACAGATGTGGCGTATGATGTTTTCAGACCAGTTTGGAGTTATAAACGACATTTTTATGAAGTTGGGAATTATAAGCGAATATGTGAATTTCATAGGAAAGCAACCTCATGCTTTTTGGGCAATGGTTGCTGCTGATGTTTGGAAGACCACACCTTTCATGGCGCTGCTTCTTCTCGCTGGACTTCAGGTGATTCCCATGCAGATCTACGAAGCGGCAAAAGTAGATGGTGCTAATAAATGGAAGCAATTCTGGTCGATTACCTTGCCAATGTTAAAACCGACAATACTAGTTGCTTTGATTTTTAGAACGCTTGACACTTTTAAGGCTTTTGATATTTCACTGGTTTTGACAAATGGTGGACCTGCTTCGAGTACTGAATTACTCTCGCTTTACAACTACAAGATAATGATTCAGCAGTTGAATTTTGGAAAAGGATCGGCTATCGCCATCGTGTTATTCGCCTTCACGATGCTTATAGCCTTTTTCTTCATAAAGATTCTTGGGGCAAATCCATATTCTTCAGGGAAGTGA
- a CDS encoding alpha/beta hydrolase family protein codes for MKKQVKKYTIHQFMKNITIIGTALSSDGRKILFSSDESGIFNAHEIDLETGKASKLTDSQDSVFIVGYLPEGNGFLFEKDNGGNEISHIYLKDADGNEKDLTPDEKAKAMFHSWSDDGKGFYFLSNKRDPKYFDIYYMDIKSLEADLILENNEGFNPGPVSPNGRFIALSKTVTMNDVEMYIKDLKTGELTHITPHEGEVFYDPVSFSRDSKILYFITDEDREFKYLKKYNLSSGTSEPFKVFAWDVVFAKFSKNNRFLALAINNDARIELKIYDLKKDIEIDLPELPKGVVSDFDFSRDERFLALVADASNSPRNLFLLDFQTGEIKKLTDSLNPEIDPEDLVEAEVVRFKSFDGLEIPGIFYKPKGLKKGEKVPALVYVHGGPGGQTILSYSPMFQYLVNHGYAIFAVNNRGSSGYGKTFFMAADHRHGELDLADCVEAKRFLETLDFIDGTKIGIIGASYGGYMVLAALVFKPEVFKVGIDIFGVSNWLRTLKEIPPWWGAMKDALYRKIGDPYKEEEYLRSISPLFHAEKIVKPLLVLQGANDPRVLKIESDEIVEKVKENGVPVEYIVFEDEGHGFTKKANQLKAYKKILEFLDKHLATA; via the coding sequence ATGAAAAAACAGGTAAAAAAGTACACAATCCATCAATTTATGAAGAACATAACTATCATCGGTACCGCTTTATCGTCAGATGGAAGAAAGATCCTTTTTTCCAGCGATGAAAGTGGAATATTCAACGCACACGAAATTGATCTGGAAACGGGTAAAGCATCCAAACTTACAGATTCTCAGGATAGCGTTTTCATCGTAGGATATCTTCCGGAAGGTAATGGATTTTTGTTTGAAAAAGATAACGGCGGAAACGAGATTTCCCATATTTATCTTAAAGATGCCGATGGAAATGAAAAGGATCTAACTCCAGATGAAAAAGCGAAAGCTATGTTCCACAGCTGGAGCGATGACGGCAAGGGATTCTATTTTCTTTCAAATAAAAGGGATCCTAAATATTTCGATATTTACTATATGGATATTAAAAGCCTCGAGGCAGATCTGATTCTTGAGAATAACGAAGGGTTTAACCCCGGGCCAGTATCTCCCAATGGAAGGTTTATTGCTCTTTCTAAAACAGTTACGATGAACGATGTTGAAATGTACATAAAAGATCTTAAGACCGGTGAGCTGACACATATAACACCCCATGAAGGTGAAGTATTCTACGACCCCGTGAGTTTTTCCAGGGATTCAAAGATTCTATACTTCATTACGGATGAGGATAGGGAATTCAAGTACCTAAAAAAGTACAATTTGAGTTCCGGGACAAGTGAACCCTTCAAAGTCTTCGCATGGGACGTAGTCTTCGCTAAATTTTCAAAAAACAACAGATTCTTAGCGCTGGCAATAAACAACGATGCACGGATAGAACTCAAGATCTACGATCTTAAAAAAGATATTGAAATCGACTTGCCGGAATTACCGAAAGGCGTTGTCTCTGATTTTGACTTTTCCCGGGATGAGAGGTTCCTTGCGTTGGTAGCAGACGCATCGAACTCCCCGAGAAATCTTTTCCTTCTGGATTTCCAGACAGGCGAAATCAAAAAACTCACGGATTCACTCAATCCAGAAATAGATCCAGAAGATCTCGTAGAGGCAGAGGTTGTAAGATTCAAATCCTTTGATGGATTGGAAATACCGGGAATCTTTTACAAACCGAAAGGGCTTAAAAAAGGTGAAAAAGTCCCTGCACTTGTTTACGTTCACGGTGGTCCCGGCGGGCAAACGATTCTAAGTTATTCACCGATGTTTCAATATCTTGTGAATCACGGTTATGCCATATTTGCTGTAAACAACCGCGGAAGCAGCGGTTATGGAAAAACTTTCTTCATGGCCGCTGATCATAGGCACGGAGAACTCGACCTGGCAGATTGCGTCGAGGCTAAACGCTTTCTGGAAACACTGGATTTTATCGATGGAACAAAGATAGGAATAATCGGTGCCAGCTACGGCGGTTATATGGTTCTGGCCGCCCTCGTTTTCAAACCAGAAGTTTTTAAGGTCGGTATCGACATTTTCGGTGTTTCCAACTGGTTGCGCACGCTGAAAGAGATTCCACCATGGTGGGGAGCTATGAAAGATGCTCTTTACAGGAAAATTGGTGACCCATACAAGGAAGAGGAATATTTAAGAAGCATTTCACCTCTCTTCCATGCAGAGAAGATTGTCAAACCACTGCTCGTCCTCCAGGGAGCTAACGATCCCAGAGTCCTGAAAATAGAGTCAGATGAAATCGTTGAAAAGGTCAAGGAAAATGGTGTTCCCGTGGAATACATCGTATTCGAAGATGAAGGTCACGGATTCACGAAGAAGGCTAATCAATTAAAAGCCTACAAAAAAATTCTGGAATTCCTTGATAAACACCTCGCAACTGCCTGA
- a CDS encoding LacI family DNA-binding transcriptional regulator: MKKKITIREIAKIAGVGVGTVSRVLNGGAVKPETKKLVMDTIERLGYIPNASARKLAGGKTKSVMMLTPEIKTEFHWRLIKSMDKYLDEMDYQTIIYPLISKNRFEKLFASHNIHEVDGVVLCTLTFEKTFGQKKNIDFPIVLLEGLVESYDSVYLDNYLGGVQAAKVLLEDEASEFFVLYYEETNPLLSNDNILQRLKGFQDRLRESGIELPDENVINVDFFLGSAHEKIVQVLTKVEKPGIFATTDNFALNVLETAKTLGKTPGKDFFLIGYDDQFWAEELGLTTIGQPIEEMGKTAGELILKRIENPMGSIQHIKFLPAVVRRNTA, translated from the coding sequence ATGAAAAAGAAGATAACTATCAGAGAGATCGCTAAAATTGCTGGTGTTGGTGTTGGTACCGTTTCCAGAGTTTTGAATGGTGGTGCTGTAAAACCTGAAACAAAAAAACTTGTGATGGATACTATTGAGAGGCTTGGTTACATTCCCAATGCTTCTGCAAGAAAGTTAGCTGGGGGAAAAACTAAGAGTGTAATGATGCTAACCCCGGAGATCAAAACGGAATTTCACTGGCGATTGATAAAGAGCATGGACAAATATCTTGATGAAATGGATTATCAGACGATTATATATCCCCTAATTTCTAAAAATCGCTTTGAAAAGTTATTTGCCAGCCATAACATCCACGAAGTTGATGGGGTTGTTCTCTGTACCCTCACATTTGAAAAGACCTTTGGACAAAAGAAGAATATAGATTTTCCGATTGTTTTACTTGAAGGTTTGGTAGAAAGTTATGACAGTGTTTATCTTGACAATTATCTTGGTGGGGTTCAAGCTGCGAAAGTGTTGCTTGAGGATGAGGCTAGTGAGTTTTTTGTTCTTTACTATGAGGAGACAAATCCGCTTTTGTCAAATGACAATATACTGCAGCGTCTCAAAGGATTTCAGGATAGGTTGAGAGAATCGGGGATTGAGTTGCCAGATGAGAATGTAATAAACGTAGATTTCTTTCTGGGTTCGGCGCACGAAAAAATCGTGCAAGTACTCACCAAAGTTGAAAAACCCGGTATTTTCGCAACGACAGATAACTTTGCCCTCAATGTTCTGGAAACGGCTAAAACTCTCGGTAAAACTCCTGGCAAGGATTTCTTTCTTATTGGATATGATGATCAGTTTTGGGCAGAGGAACTTGGTTTAACAACAATAGGTCAGCCTATTGAGGAAATGGGAAAAACTGCGGGAGAACTTATCCTTAAAAGGATAGAAAATCCCATGGGTTCAATCCAACATATTAAATTTCTTCCTGCCGTCGTTCGAAGAAATACAGCATAA
- a CDS encoding ABC transporter substrate-binding protein — MKKVVAVLLVVLLATFVVAKVKITFFGDNDPNSADGLLTRLFNASQDEIEVEFLIQSWSTDDKHTALVTRLGAGDPNPTVFMGDVIWPAEFAAAGWVMDLTDYVSEEELKDFLPGTIQACTYEGRLYALPSFTDAGLLYYRKDLLEKYGYKVPETWDELVKIAKDISEKEGIYGFVFQGAQYEGLVCDAVEYIAGNGGAIIDANGKVTVNSPEVIEALQFMHDMIYKYKIAPESVLSFMEEDARTTFQQGKAVFMRNWPYCNSPTNLNSPQSAVRGKFGMAPMPRGPRGKSGAATLGGWNIFINNFASKEEKEAAIKFAKFLTSETAQVIRAIIGGNSPTRISVYSNPAALKANPSLKDYYPIMINAVPRPVTPWYAEITDVMQEEFHAALTGEKTPAKAVRDLEKKIKAIYW, encoded by the coding sequence GTGAAAAAGGTAGTAGCGGTGTTGTTGGTTGTTCTTTTGGCTACTTTTGTGGTAGCCAAGGTTAAGATCACGTTCTTTGGCGACAATGATCCCAATAGTGCAGATGGCCTTTTGACAAGGCTCTTCAATGCATCCCAGGATGAAATTGAAGTTGAGTTTCTTATTCAGTCATGGTCAACTGATGACAAACACACGGCTCTTGTTACAAGGCTGGGTGCTGGTGATCCAAATCCCACGGTATTCATGGGAGATGTAATTTGGCCGGCAGAGTTTGCGGCAGCTGGTTGGGTAATGGATCTTACAGACTATGTTTCTGAGGAAGAATTGAAGGATTTCCTCCCTGGGACAATTCAGGCGTGTACCTATGAAGGAAGGCTGTATGCTCTTCCATCTTTTACTGATGCTGGTCTTTTGTACTACAGGAAAGATCTTCTTGAAAAATATGGCTATAAGGTTCCAGAAACCTGGGATGAATTGGTCAAAATTGCAAAAGATATATCCGAAAAGGAAGGCATTTACGGCTTTGTCTTCCAGGGTGCCCAATACGAAGGACTTGTTTGTGATGCAGTTGAATACATAGCTGGAAACGGAGGCGCTATAATTGATGCCAATGGGAAAGTCACAGTGAACAGCCCTGAGGTTATTGAAGCGCTTCAGTTTATGCATGACATGATTTACAAATACAAGATTGCTCCAGAATCCGTTCTTTCTTTCATGGAAGAAGATGCAAGAACAACCTTCCAGCAGGGAAAGGCTGTTTTTATGAGAAACTGGCCTTATTGTAACTCTCCGACAAACCTCAATAGTCCTCAATCAGCTGTTAGAGGAAAATTCGGAATGGCTCCAATGCCCAGAGGGCCCAGAGGAAAATCTGGTGCTGCTACGCTTGGAGGTTGGAACATCTTTATAAACAATTTTGCCTCTAAAGAGGAAAAAGAGGCTGCCATTAAATTCGCCAAGTTCCTTACATCAGAAACAGCTCAGGTTATAAGAGCCATTATTGGTGGAAATTCTCCAACAAGAATTTCCGTTTACAGCAACCCTGCCGCTTTGAAAGCCAATCCTTCCTTAAAAGATTATTATCCAATTATGATTAATGCTGTTCCGAGACCAGTTACTCCCTGGTATGCTGAAATAACTGATGTCATGCAGGAAGAGTTCCATGCCGCTCTCACTGGTGAAAAGACACCAGCTAAAGCTGTAAGGGATCTTGAAAAGAAGATCAAGGCAATATATTGGTGA